Genomic DNA from Solanum dulcamara chromosome 4, daSolDulc1.2, whole genome shotgun sequence:
GCAAACACGGGGGATACAACTATATCATACACAAGCCTAgcttttaataaaagaaaaaatgtgaTGTATTAGTTGACGAGTTTAACTTCTACACTGATTAGATTAGTAACTTGAAAATTTAGGTACATTATTGGCTACAATATGTTTAAAACGCTGATATTGTTAGTGCATATAAGTTAAATCCTTAGTTGACAAATACCTGGTCAACACCACCAATGGGGGGTAATCCAGCTGATGGTGCAAGAACATCGAGTGCAACTCGTATGTATTCCTTTGACATTTTCCCATGGCGATCTCGGGGTATAGTCTTTAAGGCAGAATCCAAAGTCTGCACCATAGACAAACAGCTGAATACAAAGAGATGCAAGAATACGACGACCCTCAGGCCACTAGGAAAAGTCTTTTGTCGCGACTTTTCCACTTCTTGTATGACTTTAGTCCCTACGAAGTTTCATTTCTTGTAGTATGATAAGTTACTATATATTATTAGGTCCAGGAGAGAACTCTATGGATGATATGCACATACCTTATCCAATTCAAACTTGTTAGACAATAGTCTTTTAATCCCACTTCCATCAAATGTGTTCTCGCTGTGAGCAACAATCACTGGCTGCTCCTTGAGACGTTGAGCAGCACTCTCCGCAACTTTCTTAAATTCAGCCAAAAATGTCTCTTGTGTAACAGGTTGCTCATTAGATACTCCAATGCAGGATTCAACTACTGGCTCCACCACATTACTCATTACCTACAGAACAAGATAATAACAAAGTAATATGCTCTAGTAATTAGTAAACTAAAGAACTCGTCATAAATAGAAATGTGTAACAAAGAAGTTACACGGGCTAGTAAGCAGCAACTTTATGAATCAGTGAGCAATAACATATTAGCCCGGGTAAGAATAGATatcatgcctaaaatatttcttatcgtCTTAGCTTCTATATACACTGACAatttaaaagattttacttgtAACTGTTAATTTGTCACGTTTTGCAAGTTACCAAATTTATGTGAACTGATATCATAAAATTCCTAGCTAGACTGAATGTTAACCACTAAAGAGAATAATAAACTACCCATGAGTCTGATGCAGGAGGCATCCCTTGATCAACCGTAAGCTTCTCAAAAGCCTTGATGATATAATCTTTGAGGGATCCATCAGGCAATTCTAACTCAGAGTACAGGGAAAGCGTCTCTGGTTCAAATGCAGGACTTGTTACAAACTCAAGAAGATCTTCGCCATCCATACGAAGGAGTACAATTGGATCTCGCTTTAGACCAGCAGCCATGCCTACTAAAATATCTGAAAGAACTTCTTTAAACTCAGTCTTGCTTACTTTCTCTTGCTTTCCATGTGTGAATTCTTGAAGAACCTAAGTCACAACAAGTTTACCAATCATAAGTGGTAACAACATATTTCTTGATTTAGAGAAGAATTGAACTTCTATTCAGCGACAGTGTAAAGAACTTTTACAGGTACCCATCCAAAAAAAGTGTGACTAGCATGCCTCTGAGAATAATCTTTATACATTAGGATCAACCAAATTTTGTCTGTCTATCTCATCATTTTCAGCAGATTCAAAAATTAAggttaaaaaagaaaaacatttcTAGGCAATCTccatcaaaaaataaagaacatTACAGACAGAACAACTTAAATTCCAAGATCCCCAAAAGTTGATCAAAAGATGGTAGATAATTAATATGAAgatttcatatattttcaacTAGGATTTTAAGTTATCTATAGATGGTGTAATCTTTTTTACAAGTATTAGTGCATTTTAACTGGTGGTTATTTTATATTCCAAGTTACCGTATCAAATTTGCCATAATTGTTATTGTACGTTCAACTTAGTTGAGGTGGGCGAATGCTGGACGGTCATCAAAATGAAAAATGGTATATAGCGATAAATGCAAAGATTATAACCTgatcaaaagaaagaagaaaccaACAAAAGCATGACAAATTAACAGACAAGTTTTTTATGGTATTTAAGATAGGgtatttttaaagagaaaaatGAAAGTACCTCAGAGTAGATATGATCAGATTCAGGGGAAGAGCCTTGAGTAGGTAAACCAAGAGCAACACCAATATCAGCAACAGCAGGTTGTAACTCCTTCGCTGAAAGTTTACCGTCTTTGTCTACGTCAAGTTCTTCAAACTTATGATCTACAAAGCTACTAAACACAGCCTCATTTCCAACTAACTTCATTATATCTGAACCGTCCATCACCTGATTTTCACTACTTTTCATCTTCATCACTTCATTTTTCTCCATTTAATTTAATTCCTTGTCAACACACTCACTTTCTCCTCGTGAccaactttctttttctttttctcttctcttaCAGAAAAGGTGCGTCTCAAATCAATGCATATGTATATTAGTATGACTTATGAGTAGTTCACTTCTTTTGAGGGAGAGTTCTAGAGAAAACGATGTGACAAAAAGACCCTTAATCTTCAGCAGTAGGTTAAAAAGTAGTCCCTTCGTTCAAACgcgttaaaaaaataatacatgtattaatttatatatttttatattttatttaaattaattatacacTCTatctaatattaaaataaatataattaatatgtAAAAACTCATCATATTCTGTAACGCAAAAGGTAATTTTAAGATATTAATTTGCATTATTAAAGAtataatttctctattttttcattatatttgtggaggatattttagaaaaatacatcaaatcaaacactATGTAAGAGATAATCTCAGAAAAACTGATGCAAATATTAGAATACCAACATTACTAATATATcatattcaatattttttatacatttTACTAAACGAGCCTTAGTATATCACTTGAGCAGTTTTGATCGTTTGCTTTGTAAAATATGAACgcttttaatatttatcaaattaaattctaattatcaaatttattttgaataaaatatctAATGGGAATTTACATTTGAAAATGCAAATTTTATAGTTTTATGTTATATTGAGTTTAATTCAAATTTTGGCGTAACCGAGTgcaatttatgtaattttttaatccaTTTTTATATCTAATATGTTGCAATTTCTGATATTTTGTGCCGACTTAGTTAATAGCACCAAATATAATGAACCATTTTTCTAATTTTCACAAAAAGATGTTATACTGTGTGGTTGGGACAGCTGGGGCGGTTAGGGTAGGCAATTGTACGAAGTCTTCGTGGCCTCGTGGGATTTCAAACTTTAATTTTGCTTACAGTGGGTTATCTCTGGTTGGGTCCTTTAACATGTGACGCGTGTCCGCTTTTTACGGGGCACGTATACCGTAGTGTACACGTAACTGCATTCTCATGGGCCCAGGGCTTAGAGTTTAGTGGGCCGGGTGAGATGCTGTTTTGGATTCCATGGGCTTTTCTTTTGTGGCTTCAACGGTTTCGAGTTGGACATTTAGACTTGCCAAGAATAATAAACTTTGACACGTGCTTTGTGAACATACAGCTTAATTGTGGATTTGTCTTCCATTTTCACAgcataatattattaat
This window encodes:
- the LOC129885359 gene encoding uncharacterized protein LOC129885359, encoding MEKNEVMKMKSSENQVMDGSDIMKLVGNEAVFSSFVDHKFEELDVDKDGKLSAKELQPAVADIGVALGLPTQGSSPESDHIYSEVLQEFTHGKQEKVSKTEFKEVLSDILVGMAAGLKRDPIVLLRMDGEDLLEFVTSPAFEPETLSLYSELELPDGSLKDYIIKAFEKLTVDQGMPPASDSWVMSNVVEPVVESCIGVSNEQPVTQETFLAEFKKVAESAAQRLKEQPVIVAHSENTFDGSGIKRLLSNKFELDKTLDSALKTIPRDRHGKMSKEYIRVALDVLAPSAGLPPIGGVDQMDKVIKEVCKMLDADDGKMVKEEDFKRLLTEILGSMMLQLEGNPVSVSTNSVVHEPLASASTLLQPPSNSEM